In Pectobacterium brasiliense, a single genomic region encodes these proteins:
- the folB gene encoding bifunctional dihydroneopterin aldolase/7,8-dihydroneopterin epimerase yields MDIVFIEELTVITTIGVYDWEQTIQQKLVFDIEMGWDNRQAAASDDVNDCLSYADVSEAVIAHVANQRFALVERVAEEVAHMLMQRFSIPWLRIKLSKPGAVAQARQVGVIIERGTR; encoded by the coding sequence ATGGATATCGTATTTATTGAAGAACTTACTGTAATCACAACTATTGGTGTTTACGATTGGGAACAGACCATCCAGCAGAAACTGGTGTTCGATATCGAAATGGGCTGGGATAACCGTCAGGCAGCCGCCAGTGACGATGTTAATGACTGCCTGAGCTATGCCGATGTCAGCGAGGCGGTGATTGCCCACGTGGCAAACCAGCGCTTTGCTCTGGTGGAACGTGTGGCTGAAGAAGTCGCGCACATGCTGATGCAGCGCTTCTCGATTCCCTGGCTGCGGATAAAGCTCAGCAAGCCAGGTGCCGTCGCGCAGGCACGTCAGGTTGGTGTCATCATTGAACGCGGTACGCGATAA